From the Paramormyrops kingsleyae isolate MSU_618 chromosome 7, PKINGS_0.4, whole genome shotgun sequence genome, one window contains:
- the LOC111842114 gene encoding nipped-B-like protein B isoform X1: MNGDMPHVPITTLAGIASLTDLLNQLPLPSPLPATTTKSLLYNGRIAEDVTCLLGCRDESLVAQLAQSLSQVSTEHIELKDNLGSDDPEGDVPVLLQTVLSRNPNIFREKSIMQQPMMPQYKMSQNSMHGSSASTNYQQTTISHSPSSRFVPPQTSSGSRFLPQQNSPVPSPYAPQSPAGYMQYPHLHGYGQHQQIQQVASPMVPGGMRNIHDGKVSGQLSSNSANHHADGGRHGSNEDYMSIVHRLGAEEGDPSMRNPSFPLRSPQSVCSPAGSDGTPKAGSRPPLILQSPPPYASPRDAAPDLLLDSPERKKRQKKLSKEEKEQADKAAMYDIVSSPSKDSTKLTLRLSRVKSSELDPSGELPAGMEPGFDPEGDVPVNSLPYGGAQLLHAPQEPGSRAGSGQYLAAGEPTSYLQAPQVPALPNAGVLPAKEPTHGVASSTPYDEVEMDALAEIERIERESAIERERCSKEVQDKDKPLKKRKQDSYPQEPGAGGTAGSTGGPGVGGGGSAGNKMAPQEACAAGNGASRPALMVSIDLLQARRGESQLDMCLAAPTPAFDAQRLPEEPRGGPAADRADPGAMLQLKSSRDSGKRRPDGEMPKAADGRPEIIKQRTETPKKGSVETPRPKDQGDTTKHRQDSRRDTPGKLLNADKRTEPSKHRHDGRLDTPKARPEGRGPEAPRHRPEERSATTESMRRDGTEGHRGSGIGDPTRIRRPDTPKSSRGEPDSRHGRDRDRERKHGDARDRRSPEQRSRPDSPRVKSDPAGWPQPSFKSPLRKEERRPGDSSRSRSEGHRQPDSKPGEFPSYLLGGKSKTLGNFVIPKIKRDKDGNVVSERRPSEALGECQARMERAELVQDLQKGAKPVVVLQKLTLDEVQRFIREKEDCNARSSKSGKSRHYLDKTGKGGMDPSILQELPPHLLAEIESTMPLCERVKMNKRKRSTANDRPKYAEVSSEDDSECTTDSARKRHKKDRDRTWEYEERESRRNSWGHEGRRGSGSRQRERSPEDSDNESPPPSLSDLAKKMKKKEKQKKRKAYEPKLTPEEMMDSSTFKRFAASVDNILENLEDVDFTALADDDEIPQELLLGKHQLSELGSESAKIKAMGITYRLSSDKLVKVLNILEKNIQDGAKLSTMMNLDNDSEDEERLWRDLIMERVTKSADACLTALNIMTSSHMPKAVYIEDVIERVLQYTKFHLQNTLYPQYDPVYRVDPHGGGMLSSKAKRAKCSTHKQRVIVMLYNKVCDIVSNISELLEIQLLTDTTILQVSSLGITPFFVENVSELQLCAIKLVTAVFSRYEKHRQLILEEIFTSLARLPTSKRSLRNFRLNSSDVDGEPMYIQMVTALVLQLIQCVVHLPCDKDNGMEDEFDKKVDHDVLITNSYETAMRTAQNFLSVFLKKCGSKQGEEDYRPLFENFVQDLLSTVNKPEWPAAELLLSLLGRLLVHQFSNKQTEMALRVASLDYLGTVAARLRKDAVTSKMDQRSIDRILQETSGTDETQQLQKSLLEYLQANMETDPSLMFSRKFYIAQWFRDTTTETEKAMKTQNQKEDDSSEGPHHAKELESTGEIMQKAEARKKFLRSVIKTIPSQFSTLRMNSDTVDYDDACLIVRYLASMRPFAQSFDIYLTQILRVLGESAIAVRTKAMKCLSEVVAVDPSILARLDMQRGVHGRLMDNSTSVREAAVELLGRFVLSRPQLTEQYYDMLIERILDTGISVRKRVIKILRDICLEQPTFSKITEMCVKMIRRVNDEEGIKKLVNETFQKLWFTPTPNHDKEAMTRKILNITDVVSACKDTGYDWFEQLLQNLLKSEEDASYKPAMKACVQLVDNLVEHILKYEESLADSENRGVNSNRLVACITTLYLFSKIRAQLMVKHAMTMQPYLTTKCNTQSDFMVICNVAKILELVIPLMEHPSETFLATIEEDLMKLTIKYGMTVVQHCVSCLGAVVNKVTHNYKFVWACFNRYYGVLTKLKAQHQEDPNSTVLVSNKPALLRSLFTVGALCRHFDFDQEEFKGGTKVVIKDKVLELLLYFTRHEDEEVQTKAIIGLGFLFIQYPDLMFAQDVKSLYNGILSEISSINLKIQVLKNLQTYLQEEDTRMQEADREWKKLSKQEDLKEMGDISSGMSSSIMQLYLKQVLEAFFHTQSSVRHFALNVIALTLNQGLIHPVQCVPYLIAMGTDPEPTMRNKADQQLVEIDKKYTGFIHMKAVAGMKMSYQVQRAIWPSRNMVIRGFRPDETHSALCSHLFSMVRGNRQHRRAFLISLLNLFDDSAKTEVNMLLFIADNLACFPFQSQEEPLFIMHHIDITLSVSGSNLLQSFKESLQKEIKSQEKPREMPQKDGSEEDEDNGPSSGNNSSDEDEVVRRSKKPKQAVVAVDSDSDLDSDLEIEDVDRVMQRLPSNPGPLLDFANASQGILLLLVLKQHLKSLYGFSDSKIQKYSPTESAKVYDKAVNRKANVHFSPRQTLEFLSNNMYKADLSYETKRKIVRQYLDFKLLMEHLDPDEEDEEGEASASANARNKAITALLGGSSPKNNTAIGDTEDDESDGEDRTPGSSRKARRGIDSAEASGHMNETVEAMDVIAICCPKYKDRPQIARVIQKTSNGYSVHWMAGSYSGAWAEAKKRDGRKLVPWVDTIKESDIIYKKISLTSSHKLTNKVVQILRSLYAAKEGTSS; this comes from the exons ATGAATGGGGACATGCCTCATGTTCCCATCACCACTCTCGCTGGGATCGCTAGCCTCACCGACC tGTTGAACCAGCTGCCTTTGCCCTCTCCCCTTCCTGCCACCACCACGAAGAGCCTGTTGTACAATGGGAGGATCGCGGAGGACGTCACCTGCCTGCTGGGCTGCAGGGACGAGAGCCTGGTGGCCCAGCTGGCCCAGAGCCTCAGCCAGGTCTCCACCGAGCACAT AGAGCTGAAGGACAACCTGGGCAGCGATGACCCCGAGGGCGATGTCCCTGTGCTGCTGCAGACGGTGCTGTCCAGAAACCCCAACATCTTCAGGGAGAAAA GTATCATGCAGCAGCCAATGATGCCACAGTACAAGATGTCCCAGAATTCCATGCATGGCAGCTCGGCGTCCACAAACTACCAGCAAACCACTATCTCGCATAGCCCTTCCAG TCGCTTTGTTCCACCCCAGACGAGTTCAGGCAGCAGGTTCCTGCCCCAGCAAAACAGTCCAGTTCCGAGCCCCTATGCCCCCCAGAGCCCTGCCGGCTACATGCAGTACCCCCACCTGCATGGCTATGGCCAGCACCAGCAGATACAGCAAG TGGCCAGTCCCATGGTGCCTGGTGGTATGAGGAACATCCACGACGGTAAGGTGTCAGGGCAGCTGTCAAGTAATTCAGCCAATCACCACGCAGACGGAGGCAGGCATGGATCCAATGAAGACTACATGAGCATTGTCCACAGGCTGGGAGCAGAG GAGGGCGACCCCTCCATGAGGAATCCCTCTTTCCCCCTTCGCTCCCCACAGTCTGTGTGCTCCCCTGCGGGAAGTGACGGGACACCTAAAG CTGGGTCCCGCCCTCCGCTCATCCTGCAGTCTCCGCCTCCCTATGCCTCCCCCCGTGACGCGGCCCCTGACCTCTTACTTGACTCCCCTGAACGCAAGAAGAGGCAGAAGAAGTTGAGCAAAGAGGAGAAGGAGCAGGCGGACAAGGCGGCCATGTACGATATCGTGAGCTCCCCCTCCAAGGACTCCACGAAGCTGACCCTGCGGCTGTCCCGTGTCAAGTCATCTGAGCTGGACCCATCGGGCGAGTTGCCGGCTGGCATGGAGCCGGGCTTCGACCCGGAGGGAGATGTGCCCGTCAACAGCTTGCCATATGGTGGGGCCCAGCTACTGCATGCGCCCCAGGAGCCTGGAAGCCGAGCTGGATCGGGTCAGTACCTGGCGGCAGGCGAGCCAACCAGCTACCTGCAGGCCCCACAGGTCCCTGCGCTGCCCAACGCTGGGGTGCTCCCAGCCAAGGAGCCCACTCACGGGGTAGCCAGCAGCACGCCCTATGATGAAGTGGAGATGGATGCACTGGCCGAAATTGAGAGGATAGAGCGCGAGTCGGCCATTGAGCGGGAGCGCTGTTCCAAGGAGGTGCAGGACAAAG ACAAACCTCTGAAGAAGCGGAAGCAAGATTCTTACCCTCAGGAACCCGGGGCAGGTGGCACAGCAGGATCCACGGGCGGCCCTGGAGTGGGAGGCGGGGGAAGTGCTGGGAACAAAATGGCCCCGCAGGAGGCCTGCGCTGCCGGCAACGGGGCTAGCCGGCCTGCCTTGATGGTGAGCATCGACCTGCTGCAGGCTAGGCGGGGCGAGTCCCAGCTGGATATGTGCTTGGCAGCACCAACCCCGGCTTTTGATGCCCAGAGGCTGCCTGAGGAACCCCGGGGGGGACCTGCTGCTGACAGGGCTGACCCCGGCGCCATGCTCCAGCTCAAATCTAGCCGGGATTCTGGAAAGAGGAGGCCGGATGGGGAGATGCCGAAGGCTGCGGACGGGCGGCCTGAAATCATCAAGCAGCGGACGGAGACACCGAAGAAGGGGAGTGTGGAGACACCCCGGCCAAAAGACCAAGGCGATACCACGAAACACAGACAGGACAGCCGGCGGGACACTCCTGGAAAGCTGCTGAATGCCGACAAGCGGACAGAGCCCTCCAAACACAGGCACGACGGCAGGCTGGACACCCCCAAGGCCCGGCCTGAGGGCAGGGGGCCTGAAGCCCCTCGGCACAGGCCAGAGGAGCGCTCCGCCACGACTGAATCCATGAGGCGGGATGGCACCGAGGGCCACCGTGGCAGCGGGATCGGTGATCCCACTCGCATCCGGCGACCTGACACCCCTAAATCCAGCAGGGGGGAGCCAGACTCTAGGCACGGGCGAGATAGGGACCGGGAAAGGAAACATGGAGATGCTCGGGACCGGCGGTCCCCAGAGCAGCGGTCCCGGCCAGATAGCCCACGTGTGAAAAGCGATCCGGCCGGCTGGCCACAGCCAAGCTTTAAATCTCCACTCCGGAAGGAGGAGAGGAGGCCCGGTGACAGTAGCAGGAGTCGCTCCGAGGGACACAGGCAACCGGACAGCAAGCCCGGGGAGTTCCCCTCTTATCTCCTGGGGGGCAAGTCAAAAACTCTGGGTAACTTCGTTATCCCGAAGATCAAGCGAGACAAGGATGGCAACGTGGTGTCAGAGCGGCGGCCCAGCGAGGCCTTGGGTGAGTGCCAGGCCAGAATGGAGCGTGCGGAGCTGGTGCAGGACCTGCAGAAGGGTGCCAAGCCTGTGGTGGTGCTGCAGAAGCTGACGCTGGACGAGGTACAGCGCTTCATCAGGGAGAAGGAGGACTGCAATGCTAGGAGCTCCAAGTCTGGCAAGAGCAGGCACTACTTGGACAAGACTGGCAAGG GTGGCATGGACCCATCAATCCTGCAGGAACTCCCCCCACACCTGTTGGCTGAAATCGAGTCCACCATGCCACTGTGTGAGAGGGTCAAAATGAACAAGCGCAAGCGCAGCACTGCCAATGACCGGCCCAAGTATGCCGAGGTCAGCTCCGAGGACGACAGCGAATGCACAACCGACT CTGCCCGTAAACGGCACAAGAAGGACCGCGACCGAACGTGGGAGTATGAGGAGCGGGAGTCCCGGCGGAACAGCTGGGGCCATGAGGGCCGCAGGGGGTCTGGCAGCCGCCAGCGGGAGCGCAGTCCAGAGGACTCGGACAATGAGTCGCCCCCGCCCAGCCTGAGCGACT TGGCCAAAAAGATGAAGAAGAAAGAGAAGCAGAAGAAGCGAAAGGCATATGAACCGAAGCTCACTCCAGAAG AAATGATGGATTCCTCGACATTCAAACGTTTCGCAGCAAGTGTGGATAACATcctggagaacctggaggaTGTGGACTTCACTGCTTTGG CAGATGATGATGAGATCCCTCAGGAATTGCTGCTGGGGAAGCACCAGCTGAGTGAGCTGGGCAGCGAGTCAGCCAAGATTAAGGCCATGGGCATCACCTACAGG CTCTCATCGGATAAACTGGTGAAGGTTTTGAATATTCTGGAGAAGAACATCCAGGATGGTGCCAAGCTCTCCACTATGATGAATCTC GACAACGACAGCGAGGACGAGGAGCGCCTGTGGCGGGACTTGATCATGGAGCGAGTGACCAAGTCCGCCGATGCCTGCCTCACAGCCCTCAACATAATGACGTCCTCACACATGCCCAAGGCGGTCTACATTGAGGATGTCATCGAGAGGGTGCTTCAGTACACCAAATTCCACCTGCAGAACACATTGTACCCCCAGTACGACCCCGTGTATCGTGTGGACCCCCATGGAG GTGGCATGCTGAGCTCTAAGGCCAAGCGAGCCAAGTGCTCCACACACAAGCAGAGGGTCATCGTCATGCTGTACAACAAGGTGTGCGACATAGTGAGCAACATCTCTGAGCTGCTGGAGATCCAGCTGCTGACAGACACCACCATTCTGCAG GTGTCATCTTTGGGAATTACTCCATTCTTTGTGGAGAACGTCAGTGAGCTGCAGCTTTGTGCCATCAAGCTGGTGACCGCG GTGTTTTCTCGCTATGAGAAGCACAGACAGCTGATCCTGGAAGAGATCTTCACATCTCTGGCCAGGCTGCCCACTAGCAAACGCAGTCTCAGGAACTTCCG GCTGAACAGCAGCGACGTGGATGGGGAGCCCATGTACATACAGATGGTGACCGCTCTGGTGCTGCAGCTCATCCAGTGTGTCGTCCACTTGCCTTGTGACAAGGACAACGGCATGGAGGATGAGTTTGACAAGAAG GTGGATCATGATGTCCTAATCACAAACTCCTACGAGACTGCCATGAGGACTGCCCAGAACTTCCTGTCTGTCTTCCTTAAGAA GTGTGGGAGTAAACAAGGAGAAGAGGACTACCGGCCGCTCTTTGAGAACTTTGTGCAGGATCTCCTGTCCACGGTGAACAAGCCCGAGTGGCCAGCAGCAGAGCTGCTGCTAAGcctcctgggtcggctgctg GTGCACCAGTTCAGCAACAAGCAGACGGAGATGGCCCTGAGGGTGGCCTCACTGGACTACCTAGGCACGGTGGCCGCCCGGCTCCGCAAGGATGCAGTCACCAGCAAGATGGACCAGCGATCGATTGACCGCATTCTCCAGGAG ACCTCTGGGACTGATGAGACCCAGCAGCTACAGAAGAGCTTGTTGGAATACCTGCAGGCGAACATGGAGACAGACCCATCGCTTATG TTCTCCCGGAAGTTCTACATCGCGCAATGGTTCCGGGATACCACCACAGAGACCGAGAAAGCCATGAAGACTCAGAACCAGAAGGAGGATGACTCGTCTGAGGGGCCGCACCACGCTAAGGAGCTGGAGTCCACGGGGGAGATCATGCAGAAAGCGGAGGCACGCAAGAAGTTCCTGCGCTCTGTCATCAAGACCATACCCTCGCAGTTTAGCACTCTCAG GATGAATTCGGACACGGTGGACTACGACGACGCCTGCCTCATCGTCCGCTATCTGGCCTCCATGAGGCCGTTCGCTCAGAGCTTCGATATTTATTTGACGcag ATCCTTCGTGTCCTGGGGGAGAGTGCCATTGCTGTCAGGACCAAGGCTATGAAATGTCTGTCCGAAGTGGTAGCGGTGGATCCTAGCATTTTGGCTCGA CTGGATATGCAGCGAGGCGTCCACGGCCGGCTGATGGACAACTCGACCAGCGTGCGTGAGGCCGCCGTGGAGCTCTTGGGCCGCTTTGTCCTGAGCCGGCCCCAGCTCACTGAGCAGTACTACGACATGCTCATCGAGAGGATCCTG GACACGGGCATCAGCGTGAGGAAGAGGGTGATCAAGATCCTGAGGGACATCTGCCTGGAACAGCCCACCTTCAGCAAGATCACGGAGATGTGTGTGAAGATGATCCGCAGGGTCAACGATGAAGAGGGCATTAAG AAACTGGTGAACGAAACTTTTCAGAAGCTGTGGTTCACGCCAACGCCCAACCACGACAAGGAGGCCATGACTAGGAAGATCCTCAACATTACTGACGTG GTATCAGCCTGCAAAGACACAGGTTACGACTGGTTTGAACAGCTTCTCCAAAAC CTTCTGAAGTCAGAGGAAGATGCCTCCTACAAACCGGCCATGAAGGCCTGTGTGCAGTTGGTAGACAACCTGGTGGAGCACATCCTCAAGTATGAGGAGTCGCTAGCAG ATTCAGAGAACAGAGGTGTGAACTCCAACCGTCTGGTGGCATGTATCACCACTCTGTACCTGTTCAGTAAGATCCGTGCCCAGCTGATGGTGAAGCATGCCATGACCATGCAGCCCTACCTCACCACCAAATGCAAC ACTCAGAGCGACTTCATGGTGATCTGTAATGTGGCCAAGATCTTGGAGCTGGTTATTCCACTGATGGAGCACCCTAGCGAGACCTTCCTGGCCACCATTGAGGAGGACTTGATGAAGCTCACCATCAAGTATGGCATGACG GTTGTCCAGCACTGTGTGAGCTGTCTTGGGGCCGTGGTCAACAAGGTCACTCACAACTACAAGTTTGTGTGGGCCTGCTTCAATCGTTACTACG GTGTACTGACCAAGTTGAAGGCCCAGCACCAGGAGGACCCAAACAGCACGGTCCTGGTCTCCAACAAGCCCGCACTGCTACGCTCTCTCTTCACAGTGGGGGCGCTGTGCCGTCACTTTGACTTTGACCAGGAGGAGTTCAAGGGTGGCACCAAG GTGGTGATCAAGGATAAGGTGCTGGAGCTGCTGCTGTACTTCACCAGGCACGAGGACGAGGAGGTGCAGACTAAGGCCATTATCGGCTTGG GCTTTCTGTTCATCCAGTACCCAGACCTGATGTTCGCTCAGGATGTGAAGAGCCTGTACAATGGCATCCTGTCTGAAATCAGCTCCATCAACCTCAAGATCCAGGTGCTGAAGAATCTGCAAACGTACCTGCAGGAGGAGGACACACGGATGCAGGAGGCCGACCGCGAGT GGAAGAAGCTGTCGAAGCAGGAGGACCTGAAGGAGATGGGGGACATCTCATCGGGCATGAGCAGCTCCATCATGCAGCTGTACCTGAAGCAGGTGTTGGAGGCCTTCTTCCACACGCAGTCCAGTGTGCGCCATTTCGCCCTCAACGTCATCGCTCTCACGCTGAACCAGGGCCTCATCCACCCTGTGCAg TGTGTGCCCTACCTGATCGCCATGGGAACAGACCCGGAACCCACCATGAGGAATAAGGCCGACCAACAGCTCGTGGAAATCGACAAAAAGTACACAGGCTTCATCCAT ATGAAGGCCGTGGCAGGAATGAAGATGAGCTACCAGGTCCAGCGGGCCATCTGGCCGTCTCGGAACATGGTGATCCGCGGCTTCCGGCCGGACGAGACGCACTCGGCGCTGTGCTCGCACCTCTTCAGTATGGTGCGGGGGAACCGACAGCACCGGCGCGCCTTCCTCATCTCACTGCTCAACCTGTTTGACGACAGCGCC AAGACGGAGGTCAACATGCTGCTGTTCATCGCAGACAACCTGGCCTGCTTCCCCTTCCAGTCCCAGGAGGAACCGCTCTTCATCATGCACCACATCGACATCACGCTGTCCGTGTCGGGGAGCAACCTGCTGCAGTCCTTTAAGGAG TCCCTGCAGAAGGAGATAAAGAGCCAGGAGAAGCCTCGAGAGATGCCCCAGAAGGACGGCTCAGAGGAGGACGAGGACAACGGGCCGAGCAGCGGGAACAACAGCAGCGATGAAGATGAGGTGGTGCGACGCTCCAAGAAGCCCAAGCAGGCGGTGGTGGCCGTGGACTCCGACTCAGACCTGGATTCCGACTTGGAGATAGAGGACGTGGACAGAGTGATGCAGCGGCTGCCCAGCAACCCCGGGCCCCTGCTGGACTTCGCTAACGCCTCTCAGGGCATCCTGCTGCTCCTGGTCCTCAAACAGCACCTGAAGAGCCTCTATGGCTTCTCAGACAG TAAAATCCAGAAATATTCCCCGACTGAGTCGGCCAAGGTGTACGACAAGGCGGTGAACAGGAAGGCCAATGTGCACTTCAGCCCCCGGCAGACGCTAGAATTCCTGTCCAACAACATGTACAAAGCAGACCTCAGTTATGAAACCAAGAGGAAGATCGTCAGGCAGTACCTGGAT TTCAAGCTGCTGATGGAGCACCTGGACCCAGACGAGGAGGACGAAGAGGGTGAAGCTTCGGCCAGCGCTAACGCCCGCAACAAAGCCATCACGGCATTACTGGGCGGCTCCAGCCCCAAGAACAACACTGCCATCGGTGACACGGAGGACGACGAAAGCGACGGCGAGGACAGGACGCCCGGG TCTTCCCGGAAAGCCAGACGAGGCATAGACTCTGCCGAGGCATCCGGTCACATGAACGAGACGGTGGAAGCCATGGACGTCATCGCCATCTGTTGCCCCAAGTACAAGGACCGGCCGCAGATCGCGAGGGTCATCCAGAAGACCAGCAATGGCTACAGCGTGCACTGGATGGCCGGGTCTTACTCAGGCGCCTGGGCCGAGGCCAAGAAACGGGACGGACGCAAACTGGTGCCTTGGGTGGACACCATCAAGGAGTCGGACATCATTTACAAGAAGATCTCCTTGACTAGCTCGCACAAGCTGACTAACAAGGTGGTGCAGATTTTACGATCGCTGTACGCGGCCAAGGAGGGGACTTCCAGCTAA